Within Columba livia isolate bColLiv1 breed racing homer chromosome 22, bColLiv1.pat.W.v2, whole genome shotgun sequence, the genomic segment CTGGTAGGAacagggagggaagaagaaaacagtaggTGCCACCCCCCGCTTATCCCCCTCTTGCCCATCTCcacttttcctccctccccgccTTTTCTGCCCAATTCCGTAGGGAATTTCAGAGCCTTGCTGCAGTCGTCACAACCCCTCCTGACTCACTGAGCCTTCGCTGGCTGGAGCCGGCTCCCTCGGAGCATCCTCAACTCCTGCAGCGCCAGTTCCGCAGAGCAGGGGAACAACAGGAACAGCAGCCATGTCGGTGGTCCCTGCagcaagacagacagacagacataaacacacacacctAGAGCAACAGTATGCATCTGTGGAGGTAATTCTGTCCAGCCGGGAGCTGGACTAAGAGACGACGCTCGGTTGCATGGAGGACGGGTGGGTTGAGTCTGTTTTACCGAGTGCGGACAACCCTTTGCGTCTTTCCCCATTGCGGTTGTGGGGCGTGGGACCTTGTTAATGTGCAAAGCTAGTGCTTCTTAATGGCATTTTTCAGTCCTTTGCAAGGAGGTGCAACTGGTATACTTGCTCAGGTGTACGCGTACTCTTTGAATACCTGTGTTCACCGTAAGgatgtttttggttttattcccTTTGCTACCATCTTTTTGCCACAGTGACAGTTTAGTTGTGACTAAGTGCGGGGGCAGTAAGGAAGCAGAGGAGTTATTTCAATGTTAAACTTCGTCCGTAAATCTCATTACTCAGGAATTGAGGTTACTGTCGGCAGGTAAATCTGTGGGACTGGCTAAGAAGGGGACACGGCATATTTCCGTAGGACGGTAGCGATTTTGCGCATAGGCACCGTGTTGCTATTGCATGTTCGCTGTACGTGGCTAACTGGTCCATAATGGTTTTCTGCGTATTGCCACAAAAGGGCTCGGGAAAGCTGtgattttcttcctccctctgaCACTTGTGTGTGTGACATTGTGTAAGCTgattcatttttctgtattttgctttccttcctttgtgaAGTGGGGTTTATTGCATCTCTCAGCCTTAGTGCGGCATTATGACGCAGTGTTCGTTAATGCGTTTGGTCCGTTGGCAAAACACACGCAATTTTCTCGGGAGTTTTGACCACCGAAGGGCTGCAAAATTTGCTAAAGGAAGTTAAGGATTGCAAACGCTCGCGatataaatttaaaagcattacCTTCTTATTCTGCTTCGAGACCGAAGGAAGGCTCTCTGGCTGACGAGACAGCCATGATCTCTTTCTGCACTTGTTTTGCCGATGGTCATGTTACATCTGTGACGCAGCCCGATTTTGCTCTTGGTTCCTGTCTGTGCTTTACGGAGCTGAGCTGATGAGGGCACAAGCTTGAATACGGTTAGCGCTATTAATTTAATATTGATGCTAAACTTTACAACCATACCCGAAGTGCCAGAGCTATCGGCACCCACCTATTTCACCACCCACGGGCGGGGAGGGAACCCGAGGAACCTGGTAGCACCTCTGGCCATTTTGTTGCTTGCAGAGTCGACTCTGAGCCTGCAGCGCTGCTGCTGTTCATTTCCACATCGTACAAATAACAGCGTCGGGCTCTGTGTCAGGAGCTTTAATGATGCTGTGAGAAGCTTAAAAATCTATGAGtctatgttttgtttgtttgggtttttttctttgttatttgggaaaattcattaaaatgtcCCAATGCCAAGAATTTTACCCTCACTCTTCTTACAAATCACTTCCAGACCTGTCCAGAAAATTAACTGCTGCcatgtattttttctaaatcttGTTCACAGTGTTTTCTTACGGTTTAATATGGCTGGGGGAAGGGTAAGATTTAAGTCCGTTAAGTATCTGTATCGCTGATGCTAATGGACAGAGATGTCGGGAAGAGATACAAGCTGCCCATCTCCtctatatatctgtatatatagATAGTCCCGGGCCCAGGTTGTGAAGCTGCCTGTGTTATAGAACATGGAGAGAGTGCTCTGTTGTGTTCGCACCCACCCAAAAGTTTTGGTGCAAAGGCAGCAAAAGGAATGTCACAAAATGGTTTCAGCGGGGCTGTTTGTCCTGGCACGGCTCCGAGAGAGGGACCGGCTGCAAGGTCATTCCCTGACTCATTGGTTCAGGAACCCCCAAGCTGCATTTCTTGCAGCTTGTAGCAAGTCCTGAACTTGGAGGTGAGGCTTGAAAATGAATGCTACTGCGGCAGTGAGTCCAAAAGCGTaatcccccaaatcctgcatctcCAAAGTGTTCTAAAATCTATAATCTGTTTCTGGAGCTATATGCAAAAACTTCGCAGTAGTTTCCTCATcccctttttcccccaagaCTTCCTCGGGACTGTTGGGAATCAGGAGTGGTGTGTATTTAAGGATTAGGCATCAACTTACACTGTgttcagtgaaaaaaacaaaaggaaaagagtcTGGATATATTagcatttctgtttctgcagttgTTCTTGTGTGGACGCCACAGACTGCTCCACGTTCACCAGTGTCTGTGGAGCTGGTGGTGTCTCTCGTGAGTTTTTGGTTCAGGTGCTTCAGCTCGGTAACTGTCTTGTCCCCTCCCAGGTTTctacatttttctctgctgttcctATTTGTCCACATCACCGGTATTTTCAGCCGATTCGGAGCAAGATCAGCAATGGGTATATTAGGGCTGGCCTGAGGTCTTCTCAGCTTCACAGGCAGCGCTGAAGCGGTTAATTGATCTTATTTTGTCGCTATTTTTGCAATAATTAAGTTCAATTTAGGGGCATGTTATCAAGATGCTTTTGAACAGAGAGGAACACAGGGATCCTCCCTGCTAGCCAACCGCCTGTTTTACTAGCCAAGCTTCCTGCCCTGACCGTGCCTAACGTCAGCCTTGGCCTTCAGTCTCATTATTCTCTGGTTTTCAAAGGGAAAGAGCCCGGCTGCTAATCCTGATGCCGGTGACGACTCTTCGCCTACAGGGAGGCATATGTGATAGCTCGTCTGCTAAAAACTGAGCCAACACAGTGTGATTCAGACCTTCAGCTTTCCAAGGAAGAGCTATTTCTGAGTCCAGCGCATCTCTGCGCCTCCCCACACAAACTCTCTCTACCCAGTGCAAACGGTGGCCGCCAGCTTTTGTATTTGGATATACAGCTCGAGTGCTTCTTAAGCATTGACGGTAGCTCTCAAATGTGCAGTGAAATCCTGGTGATTGAGAGAGTGATGGGAATGGGCACAAAGCAAACAGGGTCAATGCTTTTCTCTGGCTTTTTTGCCATTGAGATGCAGCAGGGGGTTCGTACAGCCGGGCTAAGTGCAGGTTATACTTCAGTGAACATCTGGCAGTATGTTTCCTTACTGGCACAGGACATTCTTTTGTCTCTTAAATGACAGAAGGCAATATATGACTTTCCTTGACATTACCTAAAGCAGCTGGAACGGTGGCGTTGGGGGAACACGGCGTTCTGAGCTGACTATACAAATCACAACAACACTCCCTGCGACTGTCTCGGAGACTCGCAATCAATATTTATATTCTAAGTAGGTAGAGAAGTTAGGAACGGAAAATGACTTTTCTGGTTTCAGCTACTTTGGTGGCTATTTCGTTTTTAGCATAGTTAGTTTTGTAATGTGCTGTTCTGTCATGGCTAAATGAGATGAGTTTCTCTTCCACGACCTACGTGATGGAATtgtgatgtttttcttccccgGTGTAAGTTTGCCCAGTTTCTCCTCACTGTTTCTTGTGAAATCTGAACTCCTCAATAGGATTCAGTGGTTCAGTAGCTCCTGTGCCCTCCAAACAGGCTGTGGTTTTGCTTAGGAGCCCTCATGAAAGCAAATGGGGAAGGAAATGGTGAGACTgcagggaagtcaaagcaattTCAGATGAGAAGCAGATGAGAAACTGTGGCCCTAATAACCATCACCATGCTAAAACCACTCCCTTCAGGTCAGAGCAGCTTTGGGACAAGCAAAACTACCACAACAAAAAAGCGGCCTTGTGGATAAATCCTAATTATTTTAGTGATGTTGTGCTGTTATGAACGATCTCCAGGTTTCTCCAAAAGAGCTGTAATCTGCAAACTAAAAGCCTCCcgcactgtttgttttttcagcctCCTTTGTTAAACCACAGAAAATGTGGATCAGTGTGGCAGAACCAGAAAACGAAGGCTTGTTTGGCCCATCCTCTCATTATCTTGCTCTCAAAAACGAGGTTTGCTGCACATGAACCACCGGTACGTGTTTGCCAGAGAGCACAAGGGTTGCACACCCCGAGCTCCTGCCTTTTAACTTTTTACTATTTATACTGCAATTATAAAGCTACAATAGTAGGACTAATGGAGTCGGTTATGTTCACTGGGAAATGCGATCTGGAGTTTTTATTCTGGCCCtaattgaggggaaaaaaccatCTCCATGATGCTTTAGACTCATACGTAGATGTTTGTGTGGGTGCAGTAGCATCGCTAGAGCCATTTTCCAGCCACGAGCATCAGCGATGCAGCATCTACTCGTCCTTTACTCAGCCTTGGTTGGTGTCCCACACTGAGGGGTGGCTCAGGGCGCAAGCTGGGGCACATTTGTCCATCCCTGACCCACGCAGCAACACAACAGCTGCGGTTACACGCTCGCCTGGGCCGAGGAGGCTTTATTTGAAACCTTAGAAGTTCCCTCATTTCAATTCCCCCCTGCAGGTCACCACTTGTGCTGTCCCACACCTGGCCTTGCTCTGACTTGTTCCTTCACCGACCATGCGTTGAGCTCAGATCTTCTCCGTGTGAAATGGGAGTATTTTCTCCAGGGGAGACCAGAGGCTGATGAACCGTGAGTTTCACTCTGCGGTTtgaaaatggagggaaaaaaagaatacgATGCACAGATTTGGTTTGCTTACTGTGCAAGTCCCAGAAGTGCCTTCATTTATGCTGCAGGTTGTGGAAAATCAGGTCTGTGACATCCAGACTTGTTCCTGCAGACTAGATTAAAGGTCTTAGGCGAGGGAGGAGGTTCCTTTCACGGGGGAGGCAGGGATTTCTGCCCTTCTTGCCTTTGTGCCGTGTAGAAGGTATAAAGCACTGTGAAGTCCATGAAAGGCTTTGAGATATTCCTCTGAAAGAAGCTACAGGGCAGTACTGCTACTAAAACATGGCTGTGAAAGGAGGAATAAACCTCAGAATGGTAATATTGTACTTATTCTGCTATTATTTAGTGAAAACTCCAGAACACTTTGACAAAGCCAACTAAAGCTGATAGTACTTGCTTGTCTCCACACATATGTGTGTGTCCATATGTCCACACTCAACACACACCCAGCAAATGCTCGAGATGAgcactggtttatttttctgcGTGTGTGCTTATTAGCAGTTGCACGCTGTGTTTCACAGCCCCTCGAACtgctctctttcctcttctcccctctTCATGCTGCCTTCCTAAGGTTTGGAAAGCACAGCATCCACTATCAAGGATGTATCCTTCATAAAAGATAGACCTACAGCTtagcaaaaagaggaaaaatacctTTCGGCTGCTCAGAATGGGTCAAGGCGATGGGACAACctttagcctggaggaggagcagcagcatcttaATTATGCTAAAGCAAATGAGCCACCCGTCTTCACCCGCTGCATGGTGTTTCTGGAAAGGTTAGTGTCCTTGGGAGAGGGGAAGGTACACAGAGGTTTTTCAGACTCTGCAGCACAAACACAAGTGACATTTCCACCAACTGTTACTGAAAAACCTTCATCGAGATTTCTTTTTAGGCGCACGCTTACTACCGAGactagaaaaagtaaaaatcaaagcaaCCCTCACTTTGAGCCCGTTTCTGAAAGATGCTGCGGTGGTGCCTTTATCTGTGCGGCAACTGCCCTCGAGTCAGCAGCAACTCTTGGTCCAGCTCTTCAGTAGTAAATCTCACGCTGATGATAGCGGGTGCCTCGCAAATAACTGTGCCAGCAAGACAGACACTGGGGAGGGAACCTGCTTTCTGCTTGTCTTTCACCCTGTTGCCCCAGATAATGGATTTAGCAACTCCAGTAAAGCCCCAGCCGCCGTAATCTAGTGCAGTTCTCTTCCTCCAGCCCTTTTCTGGAAGGAcgtgctctttttttcctcagagcttttcctctgctgcctgTGGGTGTGCATTAGGGTGTAGGCACCCAGGCAGATTCTTGGATCTGGTTACAAAACTAAACGCAAAGAGTTGCCAAAAAAAACAGGCCATCGAGAAGCGAAACTCCCAACTCCACTTCTGCCTCACTTTGTTCCATTTTATACCAGCTCCTGCACCAGACACTGTTCAATAGCTCCTAAATTATCCACATGTGTGGTCATTCGCAGGCTTCACCCCATCTATTCCCGCTGTACTAAGACACAAGTGCCGGTTAACCACCACTTCCATTTCCAATAACCACCAGCCACTCGTTTTcacactctcctccttccccgaCAACTTGTGTCGAACAATTTACAGCTCCctttctgggttttgttccGACCCACACTCAAAGTAGGTTCTGCaccatttgttttcattgtccCTACACAATTCAAAACTTGTCTCGCAAAGATCTGTGATTACAAAAACCTCTTTACAGAGCATGGGATCCAGCAGACCAAGGAAGGTCCATCACGACAGTCACGTTTCCTTTCCCCGTCACAAAAAGTACCTGGCTTGTGCTGTCCCCTCTGATGCTGCTGAGATCAGTAAGTGATGGAAAGTCAGAACTACCCTGTCAATAAAGTAACCAACCCGAAGATAACGGTCTTACTTgctaataaaatgaaatacatggATTTTTCTCTAGGAATGGTGGAGATGAAGGACTCTCCCTCAGCCCACAGCCGCGCACAAGACGTATCTTCCTCTGGAAGCTGGTTTCACATGGTGGCTTAGATTTTCCCACTTTGTATCTAGCACcatttgaaatcagtgttcTAGGAGCAAGAATTACAGCGTGGGAGGAGCCCAAGCAGCCACTAACTTCACCGATGGCCTCTACTCCTTAAACCAGCACTTTTTCCAatgtgtttcctttcttttttgctaGCCATCCGCTTCGTAACATCATCTGATTTCTAGACACTCCTCCAAGCACTGTCTGCACCCCTCACGCCAGGGCTACCGCAGGAACAGCTGCTTTCCAATGTATTTCTACTTAATAAACAATGGATATTGAGTTAAAGTTGTCCAGAGTGAAGTGATCCGAAAGCTGCACGAAAACCAACGTGGTCCTTCTTGCACCTGGACAGGCAGAGCGCGTTGACTTTATTAGACTATCACCAGCATTTGGTTTGCTAACTTGAATCTATTTCCACTCTGTGCTCGGGGACTCTATTTCCAGAGAATTATCATCATTCCATagctcccagctctgcaaacGCGCAAATTCCCTCCAACAATTCGACCTCAGCAACTTAAACACAAAAGCGCCTTTGGCCGTCACGACGATATCACGCTGGTGCACAAAGAACCTTTCtctacaattattttttaagtttatcGCTGGTAACTTCTAGTATTGTTTCAGATGACTCCTATACCCTCGCATCCCTAAAAATGAAGCTAAACTCTTTTTGCTTGCCCTTGCTCTTGTCTATCACGTTATTACACACAAGACGATCGCTGTGCGGACGAAGCGTTTGATCAGACCACTGAATAGTCGTCTTTAAAGAACGTGTAGCTGCCACCTACAAGAGGACTCTTCTCTGAGCCAGGACAATGTCTCTTACACAGGCTGACCGATTTCTCTTGGTGTTCAGAGTCTCAGTTTTTGTCTAGCACCATTTGAAATCGGTTATGATGTAGGGGGAAAAGCAACAGTAAAGGAGAACTTcattcccccaccccccgcAAAAAGTCCTTATAATAAAGAAAGCCCAGCAAAAAAGCCCCCGCTCTGGCTTCACAAACGCGGACGGTGCGCTCGGCTGTTCTCTGACCTCCAGTTACAACCCCAGGCCGAACATCCCACCCTAAAGGAGGACACAGCACCACAGGCAACGGGAAGGATGATGCTTCCCGAGAAAACGAAGCATCTGTTCAAACACATACCCAAGACTCTTCACCTCCAGCAATCCAGGGCCCCCCAACCTTCCGACCAGCGACATCCACCTGCTATTTCTTTGCCTTAACCTCTTATTTCCTCAGATATTTaactatttttccttctgaataaAATCGTGTGATACCCGGTACTGGGCTCTGTCTCAGGTAGAGAGGTGACCCGTGTCCCTGGCTTCAAGTCTCTTCATTTCGGTCCCCAGCTCCGTTTTCACCGTTTCGCCCAAAAGCAAGTGGTTTACACCCGTTTTAAGCATCACACAGAGCAGCCTACCAACCAACGACACTTCACACTGTTTAACGTGAACCCACATATCTCTGGACCCGAGTTTTGTGACTCCTAGTGGGAGAACGCAGCTCGTTTTACCAGTAGATGGCAACAACGCATTTTCAGTACATCCAGCCTTTTTCTCAGCTCCAAGTTCATGTGTTCACGACTCAATTCTCActctaaaatgaaataattaacgTGGGACTgagctttagaaaaaaagacacagaattCAGTACAATTACGGTAAATTAATTGATAGAATCATACAATCGATTTGGTTGGAAGAAGCCCTTAAGATCGAGTATTTTTATCGTTTGTATTGGGTACTTGTAGCGTTTAAGTCTTGCCCATCCCACCAATGCTCACTACAATCCCCAAACTGCAGATTGTAAGGCTGTGTCATCCCCACATTGCCATCATTTGCAATCCACACTGATTTGGAGCATCACAACCACAAATCAAAAGACAGCATATTAGCTTTTTCTATTCCACCCACTGAAAACTTCATTCTATAAGGCAGCCGACTCCACGCAGTGCTTGGCAAAGGAAATTTAagtacataaaattaaaaataatcgCATTCTACTTaacattttacttaaaataCTTAAGGTATATTCCCTGAGGATTACACCTGTCGCACACTGGACAGAAGTGCCAGAAATGCTGGGTTTTGCTCCGGACTTAGTGTCACATCAGAACAGCCACACAATGATCTCCCTCTGCTCCATCACATTTTTACCAACATTttcaggaggttttgggggttctGGGAAATTCTCTGCAGttgcagaagaaaaccaaaaggcTATGAGACTGCTCagcaaattaaaacacattttccacgCTACCGTTAAGTAATTCGGGGCACTTGCCACAAACTACGGTCTCAACAGTTACCACCTAACGCTGAAAAACCACCTTAAGAATAATAGGGATATAACTGCATACCACATGATGAATGAAAGACAAACGCTTACTGCTAAataatttaacattttatttgtaaCGGTACAAGTCATTACCAGTCTTTACACCTGGAAAAAAAACGTGTAAAAATAAGGCCATTTTTTACAGTCATTTCACTTTAAGTGCATTTTAGTATATTTTGAAACATTGATAGACGCCATAAATAAGCTAAATAATGACCACAACGCACCATTTCCAGTATTTTATCATAGGTTTTACAATTATCAAATCAGGTATCACAGCTGAGCAATGAACATTCCATGTAGCCAAAACTCCCTTTTAACAACCCGAGCCTATAACAATACAACCGCCAGGATCGTCCCCAAAAACACCATAAAGCCCCAAATATTGCGATGTTATTCAAACAACCCGTTCCCGATAGCAGCGCTCACCTACCACAGCCAAGCGAGAACAGTTTAAATGCTGCTGAAATGAGGCAATTTGGGGTTTTTATCGGGGAAAACTGGTTCTTAGAAGGTGCCTGGATGTTGGTGGCAAACTCAGAGATTCCCAAAGCCTGTCCTAATTAAACGCTTGGTTTTAATAGGGAATAGTAAGCATGGGTTTAAAGGAACAGCTATCATGCAAGCCTGAGTCTCAATTCATGGCAAATGCCGTGATGGGAGTTTGATTAAAACATTTAATGGAACAAAGAGCCACCTGAGAGAGACCAACCACATCTACCAGCACTTCCAGCAGCCCCACAATGaatctggtttggttttccttcgACATAAAAAGAGAAGGGAATCTAACAGGGAAAGGCTTCCGTTTCTGCATCTGTGACGGCATCACAGAGCCACATTCAGCATCGTAGTCTATATACGGAGATTCAAAATGCTTTAGGTGGAATAGATGATTTcgagtgaaaaaaaaagcaaggaagcTGGATCCATACAGTGCCCTTTCTATcctgaaaagcaacaaaattagCTCCAAAACTCAAGGCTGAAGAAGTACAGACTGTGCTCCTGATGGGAGATGGTTCCCACT encodes:
- the LOC135576044 gene encoding uncharacterized protein LOC135576044 isoform X1 — protein: MVHGQQLFGPVRLSHRPAMKMVTLPGSAEDTTSFELGPSGRGSLPVMQWSGHHLCCPTPGLALTCSFTDHALSSDLLRVKWEYFLQGRPEADEPAWDPADQGRSITTVTFPFPVTKSTWLVLSPLMLLRSEWWR